A single genomic interval of Saccharothrix saharensis harbors:
- a CDS encoding leucyl aminopeptidase family protein, whose protein sequence is MRAPLPTPLVTVEVADTLRRGVPAVLVAFPGDPVRVGPGAEDVADLGDVSGLAGATSRQGRSWVVGVGDGGPGDWRRAGASLVRALHADAEKAGGTTFDVRLPGDVTRDAVAAFTLGAAVGGYRFTVTGAEPPPRVKSLRLVTDVPGAADVVRKANALAAATSLGRDLANTPSNVKDPSWLAAAAVKAARAVPGLRVEVRDEKWLAEQRFGGVLAVGGGSARPPRFIELTWPGTGGAGEPHLVLVGKGITFDTGGISIKPADGMHLMRTDMSGGAAVIAALIGIARQSLPVRVTGLVPAAENHVSGSAYRPGDVITHHGGTTTEVTNTDAEGRLVLADALSYAVRTLAPDYLVDVATLTGAMKVSLGLRTGGLFATDDDLAARVTAAGARVGESWWRMPLPEDLAADVRSDIADLRQCPPGPGGITAALFLKEFTGDVPWAHLDIAGPARADKVYDEVVPGATGFAARTLIELAESYGLTNTIG, encoded by the coding sequence GTGCGAGCGCCCCTGCCCACCCCGCTGGTCACCGTCGAGGTGGCCGACACCCTCCGGCGAGGTGTGCCCGCGGTGCTCGTCGCGTTCCCCGGCGACCCGGTGCGGGTGGGGCCCGGCGCGGAGGACGTGGCCGACCTCGGTGACGTGAGCGGCCTGGCCGGTGCGACGTCCCGGCAGGGGCGGTCGTGGGTGGTCGGCGTGGGCGACGGCGGGCCGGGCGACTGGCGCCGGGCCGGTGCGTCGCTGGTGCGGGCGCTGCACGCGGACGCCGAGAAGGCGGGCGGGACCACGTTCGACGTGCGGCTGCCCGGTGACGTGACGCGGGACGCGGTGGCGGCGTTCACGCTGGGCGCGGCCGTCGGCGGCTACCGGTTCACGGTGACCGGCGCCGAGCCCCCGCCGCGGGTGAAGTCGTTGCGCCTGGTCACCGACGTGCCGGGGGCGGCCGACGTGGTCCGCAAGGCGAACGCGCTGGCCGCGGCGACGTCGTTGGGGCGTGACCTGGCGAACACGCCGTCGAACGTGAAGGATCCGTCCTGGCTGGCCGCGGCGGCGGTGAAGGCGGCCCGGGCGGTGCCCGGCCTGCGGGTCGAGGTGCGGGACGAGAAGTGGCTGGCCGAGCAGCGGTTCGGCGGCGTGCTGGCGGTCGGCGGCGGGTCCGCCCGGCCGCCCCGGTTCATCGAGCTGACCTGGCCGGGCACGGGCGGTGCCGGCGAGCCGCACCTGGTCCTGGTGGGCAAGGGCATCACGTTCGACACCGGCGGGATCTCGATCAAGCCGGCCGACGGCATGCACCTGATGCGCACGGACATGTCCGGCGGCGCGGCGGTCATCGCGGCGCTGATCGGCATCGCGCGGCAGAGCCTGCCGGTGCGCGTGACCGGCCTGGTGCCCGCCGCGGAGAACCACGTGTCCGGCTCGGCCTACCGACCGGGTGACGTGATCACCCATCACGGGGGCACGACGACCGAGGTGACGAACACGGACGCGGAAGGCCGCCTGGTCCTCGCCGACGCCCTGTCCTACGCCGTGCGCACCCTCGCGCCGGACTACCTGGTCGACGTCGCCACCCTGACCGGTGCGATGAAGGTCAGCCTGGGCCTGCGCACCGGCGGCCTGTTCGCCACCGACGACGACCTGGCCGCCCGCGTCACGGCCGCCGGTGCGCGCGTGGGCGAGTCGTGGTGGCGCATGCCGCTGCCGGAGGACTTGGCGGCGGACGTCCGGAGCGACATCGCCGACCTGCGCCAGTGCCCACCGGGCCCGGGCGGCATCACCGCGGCGCTGTTCCTGAAGGAGTTCACCGGCGACGTGCCGTGGGCCCACCTGGACATCGCAGGCCCCGCCCGCGCCGACAAGGTCTACGACGAGGTGGTGCCGGGAGCCACCGGCTTCGCCGCCCGAACCCTGATCGAACTGGCCGAGTCCTACGGCCTCACGAACACGATCGGGTGA
- a CDS encoding anti-sigma factor family protein: MTDLRGWQLPEQHLLPDAVVAFVDGELSASAHTRAAAHLQRCPFCAAEAYSQQQARSAVRAADAPCAPASLLARLGAIPQEVELPSAPDGLAVTEDGQLVTVQRPDRVAFGSGPVLGAGRPFGTSGGSRFGTGLFGGRRARQGAGVVVSGLMLGALALVAPGSEDTSPAPAQGNTPQLSPVVAPSLADDREPVGVLRPAAAANTGMLGR; encoded by the coding sequence ATGACCGACCTGCGAGGTTGGCAACTGCCCGAGCAGCACCTGCTGCCCGACGCGGTCGTCGCCTTCGTCGACGGCGAGCTGTCCGCCTCGGCGCACACCAGGGCGGCCGCGCACCTCCAGCGCTGCCCGTTCTGCGCGGCCGAGGCGTACTCGCAGCAGCAGGCCCGTTCCGCGGTGCGCGCCGCCGACGCGCCGTGCGCCCCCGCGAGCCTGCTGGCCAGGCTGGGCGCGATCCCGCAGGAAGTGGAGCTGCCCAGCGCGCCGGACGGCCTCGCGGTCACCGAGGACGGTCAACTCGTCACGGTCCAGCGGCCCGACCGGGTCGCGTTCGGCAGCGGTCCCGTGCTGGGGGCCGGCCGCCCTTTCGGCACCAGCGGCGGTAGCCGCTTCGGCACCGGTCTCTTCGGGGGCAGACGCGCGCGCCAAGGCGCCGGCGTCGTCGTCTCCGGTCTCATGCTCGGCGCGCTCGCCCTGGTCGCACCGGGCAGCGAGGACACCTCGCCCGCGCCCGCGCAGGGCAACACCCCGCAGCTCTCGCCCGTGGTCGCGCCGTCCCTGGCCGACGACCGCGAGCCCGTCGGCGTGCTGCGCCCGGCGGCGGCCGCGAACACCGGCATGCTCGGCCGCTGA
- a CDS encoding O-methyltransferase — protein sequence MDAPTREYVERYLPEDAVIAAARARGAELGCVPIGSGGGAALRFLAAALQAKAVVEIGTGAGVGALYLLGGMPAAGVLTSIDVAPEHQRAARVAFAEAGVAVSRTRLIMGRALEVLPRLTDGAYDLVFVDAAKSEYPKYLAEGVRLLRPGGVIAFDNVLWHGRVVDPAHRDPDTTAMRDVARAVREDDRLVPVILPLGDGLLVAAKVG from the coding sequence GTGGATGCGCCGACGCGCGAGTACGTGGAGCGCTACCTGCCCGAGGACGCCGTGATCGCGGCCGCCAGGGCTCGTGGCGCCGAGTTGGGGTGCGTGCCGATCGGGTCCGGCGGCGGGGCGGCGTTGCGGTTCCTGGCCGCCGCGTTGCAGGCCAAGGCCGTGGTGGAGATCGGCACCGGCGCCGGGGTGGGCGCGTTGTACCTGCTCGGCGGCATGCCCGCGGCCGGGGTGCTGACGTCGATCGACGTCGCGCCGGAGCACCAGCGGGCGGCGCGGGTGGCGTTCGCGGAAGCGGGGGTCGCGGTGTCGCGGACCCGGTTGATCATGGGGCGGGCGCTGGAGGTGCTGCCCAGGCTGACCGACGGCGCGTACGACCTGGTGTTCGTGGACGCGGCGAAGTCGGAGTACCCGAAGTACCTGGCGGAGGGCGTGCGGCTGTTGCGGCCGGGTGGCGTGATCGCGTTCGACAACGTGCTGTGGCACGGCCGGGTGGTCGACCCGGCCCACCGCGACCCGGACACGACGGCGATGCGGGACGTGGCGCGGGCGGTCCGGGAGGACGACCGGCTGGTGCCGGTGATCCTGCCGCTGGGCGACGGCCTGCTGGTGGCCGCGAAGGTCGGCTGA
- the glgA gene encoding glycogen synthase — protein sequence MRIGLLTREYPPEVYGGAGVHVGFLVPRLRELVDVDVHAFGGPRADARAHNPAHGLEQANAALATLSVDLEMAAALGDAQLAHSHTWYANMAGHLAKLLHGIPHVVTAHSLEPRRPWKAEQLGGGYRVSSWVERTAYEAADAVIAVSEGMRADVLDCYPALDPARVHVVRNGIDTTAYHPVSETDALVRHGIDPARPIVTFVGRITRQKGVGHLVAAAHRISPDAQVVLCAGAPDTPEIAEETRLAVAELAASRPGVFWIQQMLQPAEVRQILSHSTVFVCPSVYEPLGIVNLEAMACGTAVVASDVGGIPEVVEHGRTGLLVHYDEKDVEAYRTALADAVNEVLGDPARAAAFGEAGRARAVEEFSWATVAEQTVAVYEAALSSVK from the coding sequence GTGCGAATTGGACTGCTGACACGGGAGTACCCGCCTGAGGTCTACGGCGGCGCTGGGGTGCACGTCGGTTTCCTGGTGCCTAGGTTGCGCGAACTGGTGGACGTCGACGTGCACGCCTTCGGCGGGCCGCGCGCGGACGCCAGGGCGCACAACCCGGCGCACGGCCTGGAGCAGGCGAACGCCGCCCTGGCCACGTTGTCGGTCGACCTGGAGATGGCCGCCGCGCTGGGTGACGCGCAGCTCGCGCACTCCCACACCTGGTACGCCAACATGGCCGGTCACCTGGCGAAACTGCTGCACGGCATCCCCCACGTGGTGACCGCGCACTCGCTGGAGCCGCGCCGGCCGTGGAAGGCCGAGCAGCTCGGCGGCGGCTACCGGGTGTCGTCGTGGGTGGAGCGGACGGCGTACGAGGCCGCGGACGCGGTGATCGCGGTCAGCGAGGGCATGCGGGCCGACGTGCTGGACTGCTACCCCGCGCTGGACCCGGCCCGGGTGCACGTGGTGCGCAACGGCATCGACACCACCGCCTACCACCCGGTGTCCGAGACGGACGCGCTGGTCCGGCACGGCATCGACCCGGCGCGGCCGATCGTGACGTTCGTCGGGCGGATCACCCGGCAGAAGGGCGTCGGGCACCTGGTCGCCGCCGCGCACCGGATCTCGCCGGACGCGCAGGTCGTGCTGTGCGCGGGCGCCCCGGACACGCCGGAGATCGCGGAGGAGACGCGGCTGGCGGTGGCGGAGCTGGCGGCGTCGCGGCCGGGGGTGTTCTGGATCCAGCAGATGCTCCAGCCGGCCGAGGTGCGGCAGATCCTGAGCCACTCGACGGTGTTCGTGTGCCCGTCGGTGTACGAGCCGCTGGGCATCGTGAACCTGGAGGCCATGGCGTGCGGCACGGCCGTGGTGGCGTCCGACGTGGGCGGCATCCCGGAGGTCGTGGAGCACGGGAGGACCGGGCTGCTGGTGCACTACGACGAGAAGGACGTCGAGGCGTACCGGACGGCGTTGGCGGACGCGGTGAACGAGGTGCTGGGCGATCCGGCGCGGGCGGCGGCGTTCGGCGAGGCCGGGCGGGCGCGGGCGGTCGAGGAGTTCTCGTGGGCGACCGTGGCCGAGCAGACCGTGGCCGTGTACGAGGCGGCGCTGAGCAGCGTGAAGTGA
- a CDS encoding PaaX family transcriptional regulator encodes MRARSALFDVYGGHLRERGGAATIAALVRLLEPLDFAAPAVRTAVSRTVRQGWLEPVRLPDGPGYAMTPRAERRLDEAAARIYRTRPSTWDGRWHVVVLEELPAREARDRLASSLQLLGYGALGPVTWVAPRPSPELADVLTAEDVRGSTFHGEHEGDPAELAARAWDLGTLGLDYARFVAEWEPVMSAVDGTSPPSAFAASQRFLHAWRKFLFRDPGLPRELLPGDWPGAGAAAFFDRHTNRLAPAVAKFVDDCLAHH; translated from the coding sequence GTGCGAGCCCGTTCCGCGCTCTTCGACGTCTACGGCGGCCACCTCCGCGAGCGGGGTGGCGCGGCGACGATCGCCGCCCTCGTCCGGTTGCTGGAGCCGCTGGACTTCGCCGCGCCCGCGGTGCGCACGGCGGTGTCGCGCACGGTGCGGCAGGGCTGGCTGGAACCGGTCCGCCTGCCCGACGGCCCCGGCTACGCGATGACACCTCGCGCGGAACGGCGGCTGGACGAGGCGGCGGCCCGCATCTACCGCACCCGGCCGTCCACGTGGGACGGTCGGTGGCACGTGGTGGTGCTGGAGGAGCTGCCGGCCCGCGAGGCGCGCGACCGGCTCGCCTCCTCGCTGCAACTGCTCGGCTACGGCGCGCTGGGCCCGGTGACGTGGGTCGCACCACGCCCGTCGCCGGAGCTGGCGGACGTCCTCACCGCGGAGGACGTGCGCGGCAGCACGTTCCACGGCGAGCACGAGGGCGACCCGGCGGAGCTGGCGGCCCGCGCCTGGGACCTGGGCACGCTGGGGCTCGACTACGCCCGGTTCGTGGCCGAGTGGGAGCCGGTGATGTCCGCTGTGGACGGTACGTCGCCGCCGTCGGCGTTCGCCGCGTCACAGCGGTTCCTGCACGCGTGGCGCAAGTTCCTGTTCCGCGACCCGGGCCTGCCGCGCGAGCTGCTGCCCGGCGACTGGCCGGGCGCGGGGGCGGCCGCGTTCTTCGACCGGCACACCAACCGCCTCGCGCCCGCGGTGGCCAAGTTCGTCGACGACTGCCTCGCCCACCACTAA
- a CDS encoding sec-independent translocase, giving the protein MFDSIGWLEILVIVVAGLFILGPERLPDAAAWVGKTVRRVREYATGAREQLKQEMGPEFEQLRKPLEDLRELRNFDPKRAITKHLWDDEPTEKPNGHPAVPPARDTATSERPLERGERPPFDPDAT; this is encoded by the coding sequence GTGTTCGACAGCATCGGGTGGCTTGAGATCCTCGTCATCGTCGTGGCGGGCCTGTTCATCCTCGGACCGGAACGGCTGCCCGACGCGGCCGCGTGGGTCGGCAAGACGGTCCGCCGCGTCCGCGAGTACGCGACCGGCGCGCGGGAGCAGTTGAAGCAGGAGATGGGGCCGGAGTTCGAGCAGCTGCGCAAGCCGCTCGAGGACCTGCGGGAACTGCGCAACTTCGACCCGAAGCGCGCCATCACCAAGCACCTGTGGGACGACGAGCCGACCGAGAAGCCGAACGGCCACCCGGCCGTCCCCCCGGCCCGCGACACGGCCACGTCCGAGCGCCCCCTGGAGCGGGGCGAACGGCCCCCGTTCGACCCCGACGCCACCTGA
- the sigE gene encoding RNA polymerase sigma factor SigE translates to MPKQTAALTAPIDDVEWIPPTWDEVVREHADRVYRLAYRLTGNQHDAEDLTQETFIRVFRSLASYKPGTFEGWLHRITTNLFLDMARRRSRVRMEALPEETDRIPGDDPTPEEIYDDTHLDPELQAALDELPPEFRAAVVLCDVEGLSYEEIGATLGVKLGTVRSRIHRGRQALRVALERRRGLAQEDSA, encoded by the coding sequence ATGCCAAAGCAGACCGCCGCACTGACGGCCCCCATCGACGACGTGGAGTGGATCCCGCCCACGTGGGACGAAGTCGTGCGCGAACACGCCGACCGGGTCTACCGGCTGGCCTACCGCCTCACCGGCAACCAGCACGACGCCGAGGACCTCACCCAGGAGACCTTCATCCGGGTGTTCCGGTCGCTGGCGTCGTACAAGCCCGGCACGTTCGAGGGCTGGCTGCACCGCATCACCACGAACCTGTTCCTCGACATGGCCCGCCGCCGCTCCCGCGTGCGCATGGAGGCCCTGCCCGAGGAGACCGACCGCATCCCGGGCGACGACCCCACGCCCGAGGAGATCTACGACGACACGCACCTCGACCCGGAGCTGCAGGCCGCCCTGGACGAGTTGCCGCCCGAGTTCCGCGCCGCCGTCGTGCTGTGCGACGTGGAAGGACTCTCCTACGAGGAGATCGGCGCCACCCTCGGCGTCAAACTCGGTACCGTGAGGAGCAGGATCCACCGGGGCCGCCAGGCCCTGCGGGTCGCACTGGAACGCCGTCGGGGTCTGGCTCAGGAGGACTCTGCATGA
- a CDS encoding DUF3117 domain-containing protein, whose translation MAAMKPRTGDGPLEVTKEGRGIVMRVPLEGGGRLVVEMSADEANALGDALKAAAG comes from the coding sequence ATGGCGGCCATGAAGCCCCGGACTGGCGACGGTCCCCTCGAGGTGACCAAGGAGGGGCGCGGCATCGTGATGCGCGTTCCGCTCGAGGGTGGTGGGCGCCTCGTCGTCGAGATGTCGGCGGATGAGGCCAACGCCCTGGGCGACGCCCTCAAGGCAGCCGCCGGCTGA
- a CDS encoding helix-turn-helix domain-containing protein: protein MPPGSSHRVVMIVDSGSNPFELGVGTELFGLRRPELGGRPWYSFTLSALGPVRMNHGFFTLTGVPSLGEVEHADTVVVSNRPDSWIRPPEPLLDAVRRAHDRGARLVSFCTGAFTLAHAGLLDGRRATTHWQWARLFGEMFPQVELVPDVLYARDGQCYTAAGSAAALDLGLHLIREDHGTDVANTVSRRLVFAAHRDGGQRQFVTRPVPEVPDHSLADVLTWARARLDQPLTVAALAARAAVSQATLHRRFQAELGTTPLAWLTAERVSLARSLIERGEPRLDVVARRSGLGSPATLRARFHRHTGLTPSAYRHRFGPGVVHSPPAETPERPTGPAG from the coding sequence ATGCCGCCAGGATCCTCGCACCGCGTGGTGATGATCGTCGACTCCGGCTCGAACCCGTTCGAGCTGGGGGTGGGGACGGAGCTGTTCGGGCTGCGCCGGCCCGAGCTGGGCGGGCGGCCGTGGTACTCGTTCACGCTGAGCGCCCTCGGCCCGGTGCGGATGAACCACGGTTTCTTCACCCTCACGGGTGTCCCCTCCTTGGGGGAGGTCGAGCACGCGGACACGGTGGTCGTGTCGAACCGGCCGGACAGCTGGATCCGACCGCCGGAGCCGCTGCTGGACGCGGTCCGGCGGGCGCACGACCGGGGAGCCAGGCTGGTGAGCTTCTGCACGGGGGCGTTCACGCTGGCCCACGCCGGGCTGCTGGACGGTCGGCGCGCCACCACGCACTGGCAGTGGGCGCGGTTGTTCGGGGAGATGTTCCCGCAGGTGGAGCTGGTTCCGGACGTGCTCTACGCGCGGGACGGCCAGTGCTACACGGCGGCGGGGAGCGCGGCGGCGCTCGACCTCGGGCTGCACCTGATCCGGGAGGACCACGGCACGGACGTCGCCAACACCGTGTCCCGGCGACTGGTGTTCGCCGCCCACCGCGACGGCGGCCAGCGCCAGTTCGTGACCCGGCCCGTGCCGGAGGTGCCGGACCACTCCCTGGCCGACGTCCTCACCTGGGCGCGGGCCCGGTTGGACCAGCCGTTGACGGTGGCGGCGCTGGCGGCGCGCGCGGCCGTGAGCCAAGCCACCCTGCACCGCCGGTTCCAGGCGGAACTGGGCACCACACCCCTCGCTTGGCTGACCGCTGAACGGGTGAGCCTGGCGCGGAGCCTCATCGAGCGCGGCGAACCCCGCCTGGACGTCGTGGCCCGCCGCAGCGGTCTCGGCTCACCGGCCACGCTGCGCGCCCGCTTCCACCGCCACACGGGCCTGACCCCGAGCGCCTACCGCCACCGCTTCGGCCCGGGAGTTGTCCACAGCCCGCCCGCGGAGACCCCGGAACGTCCGACCGGGCCGGCAGGATGA
- a CDS encoding S1C family serine protease, with protein sequence MSEPEQGNGTPRSGVDDGAHRRLAPRPLHRPPVDPGQQAVFGRPQGVPGAFSPDRPNLNGHGPVQLAPPPPEALSTAFGRPRGDEGTRLQRPPVDLNGEPEVEPVFWEGKPAGDSWRDPGASAVIGPPAVTEQPDRGPQREPEPGPQLSVPELLFGRRVKPTALVLLMVAALLVGAGGGVVGWLLGRVGNPLTDGGVTLAEVKPGKERPVGSVAEIAQRVTPSVVSIEFKGASVAGVGSGVVIDGEGYVLTNDHVVAPAVQDTSAKLTVVFTDGKRAVAQVVGRDSKTDLAVIKVEVDNPTVLRFGDSDGLAVGDTVLAIGSPLSLSNTVTEGIVSALHRPVTAAGENGGPQVTYDAIQTDAAINPGNSGGALVDSSGALVGINSSIRTETGGSVGLGFAISGNYARKVSQALIRDGQVKHADMNVNVRSASAETAEGAQVQNVPEGGAADAAGIEEGDVITRVGDRMVRNAAELTVAVRDHEIGETVPVVLARQGRELTVQVTLRSD encoded by the coding sequence ATGAGCGAGCCAGAGCAGGGCAACGGGACCCCCAGGTCGGGCGTGGACGACGGGGCGCACCGCAGGCTCGCACCCCGCCCGCTGCACCGCCCGCCCGTGGACCCCGGCCAGCAGGCCGTGTTCGGCCGGCCGCAGGGCGTGCCCGGCGCGTTCTCGCCCGACCGCCCGAACCTCAACGGCCACGGCCCCGTGCAGCTCGCCCCGCCACCGCCCGAAGCGCTGTCCACGGCGTTCGGCCGGCCGCGCGGCGACGAGGGCACCCGCCTGCAGCGCCCGCCGGTCGACCTGAACGGCGAGCCCGAGGTGGAACCCGTCTTCTGGGAGGGCAAGCCCGCGGGCGACTCGTGGCGCGACCCGGGCGCGTCGGCCGTCATCGGCCCGCCCGCCGTCACCGAGCAGCCCGACCGGGGTCCCCAGCGCGAACCCGAGCCGGGACCGCAGCTCAGCGTGCCCGAACTGCTGTTCGGCCGGCGCGTGAAGCCCACGGCCCTGGTGCTGCTGATGGTGGCGGCGCTGCTGGTCGGCGCGGGCGGCGGGGTGGTCGGCTGGCTGCTGGGCCGGGTCGGCAACCCGCTCACCGACGGCGGTGTCACGCTCGCCGAGGTCAAGCCGGGTAAGGAACGGCCCGTCGGGTCGGTCGCCGAGATCGCCCAGCGGGTCACGCCCAGCGTCGTGTCGATCGAGTTCAAGGGCGCGAGCGTGGCCGGCGTCGGCTCCGGCGTGGTCATCGACGGCGAGGGCTACGTGCTCACCAACGACCACGTGGTCGCACCGGCGGTGCAGGACACGTCGGCGAAGCTGACCGTGGTGTTCACCGACGGCAAGCGGGCCGTGGCGCAGGTCGTCGGCCGCGACTCCAAGACGGACCTCGCGGTGATCAAGGTCGAGGTGGACAACCCGACCGTGCTGCGGTTCGGCGACTCCGACGGATTGGCCGTCGGCGACACCGTGCTGGCCATCGGCTCGCCGCTGTCGCTGTCGAACACCGTCACCGAGGGCATCGTCAGCGCCCTGCACCGGCCGGTCACGGCGGCGGGCGAGAACGGCGGCCCGCAGGTCACCTACGACGCCATCCAGACCGACGCGGCCATCAACCCGGGCAACTCCGGTGGCGCGCTGGTCGACTCGTCCGGGGCGCTGGTGGGCATCAACTCGTCGATCCGCACCGAGACCGGCGGCTCCGTCGGCCTCGGGTTCGCGATCAGCGGCAACTACGCGCGCAAGGTGTCGCAGGCGCTGATCCGCGACGGGCAGGTCAAGCACGCGGACATGAACGTCAACGTGCGGTCGGCGTCGGCGGAGACGGCGGAGGGCGCGCAGGTGCAGAACGTGCCCGAGGGCGGCGCGGCCGACGCGGCGGGCATCGAGGAGGGCGACGTGATCACCCGCGTCGGCGACCGGATGGTGCGCAACGCCGCGGAGCTGACCGTTGCGGTGAGGGACCACGAAATCGGCGAGACGGTGCCGGTCGTGCTGGCCAGGCAGGGTCGGGAGCTGACCGTGCAGGTGACCCTCAGGTCCGACTGA
- a CDS encoding cupin domain-containing protein, with the protein MDPINLADAFTGFDALWSPRVVTAVNDYDVRVAKVRGEHLWHAHDDTDEFFLVLEGELDIALEDRTVHLKPNDVFVVPKGARHKPSSPDGARILMIEPSGTSTVGDRHEEVPDHVDATTGHPLGA; encoded by the coding sequence ATGGATCCGATCAACCTGGCCGACGCGTTCACCGGCTTCGACGCCCTCTGGAGCCCGCGCGTCGTCACCGCGGTCAACGACTACGACGTCCGCGTCGCCAAGGTCCGCGGCGAGCACCTGTGGCACGCCCACGACGACACCGACGAGTTCTTCCTCGTCCTCGAAGGCGAACTCGACATCGCCCTGGAGGACCGCACGGTGCACCTGAAGCCGAACGACGTGTTCGTCGTCCCCAAAGGCGCACGTCACAAGCCGTCGTCACCCGACGGCGCGCGCATCCTGATGATCGAACCCAGTGGCACGTCGACCGTCGGGGACCGCCATGAGGAGGTCCCCGACCACGTCGACGCCACCACCGGGCACCCGCTGGGCGCCTAG
- the glgC gene encoding glucose-1-phosphate adenylyltransferase, translated as MKGQPHVLGIVLAGGEGKRLWPLTADRAKPAVPFGGNYRLVDFVLSNLVNAGFVKLCVLTQYKSHSLDRHISTTWRLSNVLGQYVTPVPAQQRLGPRWYTGSADAIFQSLNLVNDEKPEHVIIFGADHVYRMDPGQMVEQHVETGAGVTVAGIRVPRAEAKAFGCIDSDASGLITRFLEKPSEPPHVPDDPEVTFASMGNYVFTTEALIDALRADAANPDSDHDMGGDIIPMLVDQGQAHVYDFADNKVPGETDRDRGYWRDVGTIDAYYEAHMDLVSVRPVFNLYNQAWPIRTATPPLPPAKFIAGGSAEDSMVGPGSIISGTVHGSVISSDVVVETGSVVQGSVLLPGVRIGRGAVVRRAILDKNVVVPDGALIGVDPATDRQRYTVSSGGVTVLGKGVTAH; from the coding sequence GTGAAAGGGCAACCGCACGTTCTAGGAATTGTCCTCGCCGGTGGCGAAGGCAAACGGTTGTGGCCGTTGACCGCCGACCGGGCAAAGCCGGCGGTGCCCTTCGGCGGTAACTACCGGCTGGTGGACTTCGTCCTGTCCAACCTGGTGAACGCGGGTTTCGTGAAGCTCTGCGTGCTCACCCAGTACAAATCCCATTCCTTGGACCGCCACATCTCGACCACCTGGCGTCTGTCCAATGTGCTCGGCCAGTACGTCACGCCGGTGCCCGCGCAGCAGCGGCTCGGGCCGCGCTGGTACACCGGCAGCGCGGACGCCATCTTCCAGTCGTTGAACCTGGTCAACGACGAGAAGCCGGAGCACGTGATCATCTTCGGCGCGGACCACGTCTACCGGATGGACCCCGGTCAGATGGTGGAGCAGCACGTCGAGACGGGCGCGGGCGTCACGGTCGCCGGCATCCGGGTGCCGCGGGCGGAGGCCAAGGCGTTCGGCTGCATCGACTCCGACGCGTCCGGGCTGATCACGCGGTTCCTGGAGAAGCCGTCCGAGCCGCCGCACGTGCCGGACGACCCCGAGGTCACGTTCGCCTCTATGGGCAACTACGTGTTCACCACCGAGGCGCTGATCGACGCCCTGCGGGCGGACGCGGCCAACCCCGACTCCGACCACGACATGGGCGGCGACATCATCCCGATGCTCGTCGACCAGGGGCAGGCCCACGTCTACGACTTCGCCGACAACAAGGTGCCCGGCGAGACCGACCGCGACCGCGGTTACTGGCGCGACGTGGGGACCATCGACGCCTACTACGAGGCCCACATGGACCTGGTGTCGGTGCGACCGGTGTTCAACCTGTACAACCAGGCGTGGCCGATCCGCACGGCGACCCCGCCGCTGCCACCCGCGAAGTTCATCGCGGGCGGGAGCGCGGAGGACTCCATGGTGGGGCCGGGGTCGATCATCTCCGGCACCGTCCACGGGTCCGTGATCAGCTCCGACGTGGTCGTGGAGACCGGGTCGGTGGTGCAGGGCAGCGTGCTGCTGCCCGGCGTGCGGATCGGGCGCGGCGCGGTGGTGCGGCGGGCGATCCTGGACAAGAACGTCGTGGTGCCCGACGGCGCGCTGATCGGCGTGGACCCGGCGACGGACCGGCAGCGCTACACGGTGTCGTCCGGCGGGGTGACCGTGCTCGGGAAGGGCGTCACGGCCCACTAG